A section of the Telopea speciosissima isolate NSW1024214 ecotype Mountain lineage chromosome 3, Tspe_v1, whole genome shotgun sequence genome encodes:
- the LOC122655231 gene encoding uncharacterized protein LOC122655231 yields MTIPPIDPPMDASSLSGSSPLPSALSSGVDPSSPYHLHHSDNPGTVLVTVPLNGCNYPTWRRAMRMALFAKNKMMFVDGSLVRPSSLASDVQIWDRCNFMVLSWILNVLTQTITDSVIYAETASSVWQDLEERYSRSHAPRIFQLKRSIATIQQGTDSLAVYFTRLKVLWDELASCTSAPSCACGTPGSLHSTVQQERVYQFLMGSLILMPPLRSQILSTDPLPEVNQTYHILLQEEQQRALSLPPVLSDTADMAVLRSSQQSPDQRSTKSGSSLSA; encoded by the coding sequence ATGACAATCCCACCCATCGACCCTCCCATGGACGCGTCTTCTCTATCTGGATCGTCTCCGCTTCCCTCAGCCCTTTCTAGCGGCGTCGATCCTTCATCTCCTTACCATCTTCACCACTCCGATAACCCCGGTACTGTCCTCGTTACTGTTCCTTTAAACGGCTGCAATTACCCGACTTGGAGACGCGCCATGCGCATGGCTCTCTTtgccaaaaacaaaatgatgtTTGTTGATGGTTCACTTGTGCGCCCTTCTTCTCTGGCTTCTGATGTTCAAATATGGGATCGCTGTAACTTCATGGTGTTGTCTTGGATCTTGAACGTTCTAACCCAAACGATCACCGACAGTGTCATCTATGCTGAAACGGCTTCATCCGTTTGGCAAGACCTTGAAGAGCGCTATTCTCGCAGCCATGCCCCTCGCATCTTTCAGTTGAAACGCTCGATTGCGACCATCCAACAAGGGACTGATTCCCTTGCTGTCTACTTCACTCGTCTCAAAGTCTTGTGGGATGAGCTTGCTTCATGCACTTCTGCTCCATCTTGCGCTTGTGGTACTCCTGGTTCGTTGCATTCGACTGTCCAGCAGGAGCGGGTTTACCAATTCCTGATGGGGTCTCTGATTCTTATGCCCCCCCTCCGCTCGCAAATCCTCTCCACTGACCCCTTGCCTGAGGTCAATCAGACTTATCACATCTTATTGCAGGAAGAACAACAGCGAGCACTCTCTTTACCACCTGTTCTCTCTGATACGGCAGACATGGCTGTTCTTCGTTCTTCTCAGCAGTCTCCAGATCAACGCAGCACCAAGtctggttcttctctttctgccTAA